Genomic window (Candidatus Krumholzibacteriia bacterium):
TGCGGGAGTTCCTCTCCGACCGTCGCGTCGTGGACCTGCCGCGCCCGCTCTGGCTGCCGATCCTGTATGGCTTCGTTCTCACCCTCCGCCCGCGTCGCTCTGCCCGCGCCTACGCGAGCATCTGGACGAACGAGGGTTCGCCGCTGCTCAGTATCATGCAGGACCTGGCCGCTGCTTTCGAGAGCGCCCTGCACCTGCAGACGACGGTCCCCGTGCATGTCGCTGTGGGCATGACCTACGGCAACCCGAGCATGGCCCAAGGTCTCGAGCGGCTGCGCGACGCCGGTTGCCTGCGTGTGTTGGTGCTGCCGCTCTACCCGCAGTACTCCTCACCCACGACGGGCTCCGCCTTCGACGCTGTGGCCCGCGCGCTCACGTCCTGGCGCCGAGTGCCGGAGCTGCGTACGATCTCCGACTACCACGACCACCGCCTCTATCTCCAAGCGCTCGGGCGCAGCGTGCGTGAGTTCTGGGGACAACACGGCGAGCCGGACCGCTTGCTTGTTTCGTTCCACGGCATGCCGCAGCGGTTCGACGCCGCCGGCGATCCCTATCGCGGCCAGTGCGAAGCGACCGCGAGTTCTTTGACCGGGCTTCTGGGTCTCGACGCCCAACGCACTTTGCTCGCCTTCCAGTCGCGCTTCGGGCGGGAGGAGTGGCTGCAACCGTACACGGACGTCACCCTGCAGGAGTGGGCACGCCAGGGCATCTCGACGGTGGACGTCGTCTGCCCGGGCTTCGCGGTGGATTGCCTGGAAACACTGGAGGAGATCGCCATCCGTTACCGGCAGGCGTTCCTCGCCGCCGGCGGTCAGCGCCTGCGCTACATCCCCGCTTTGAACGACCGCCCCGATCATGTCACGGCCCTGGTGGATCTCGCCATAGCCAAGCTGCAGGGGTGGTTGTAGCTGCTTGCACGGGAATGAAGGCGGCTCTACTCCGCAAGGATCTCACCGATGAAATCTAAGTAGTCTTCCAGATCGACATCGGGGGAAACCTGAGCCGCCAACGCGCTGCCAGGCCGACGAAAAAGAAATGCCTTGGCGCCGAAGGTACTTGCCATCCGCCGGCGAGCGACTACAATGGTTAGCGCTCCCCTGTTGCCGAACTGCCGCCCTCTCGAGTATCGACCGCGCAGGGTCGCCTTGCGCTCTTCACCGCGTCGTGGCCGCGCACGAGCGTGTGCACCGTGGCGGAGCGCCAGGAAAGACAGAGCTGATGCAAAGGGAAGTCGAGCATGGATCGTGACATGCAATACACAGTGGACTTCGATGAGAGTGCGTGGCTCGTGCGCTGCAAGGTGGCTGGAACCATCCACGTCGAACGTGTCGCCGCCATGGTCGCCGACGGACTCGTGGTCGCCCGCACGCACGCCTGTCGTTGCGCACTCATCGATTGCAGAGAGGCTACGGCCAGAGATTCCACCACCGAGACCTTCGAGATCATGAGCGGCCTCGACCGCTTCGGCCTCGAGCGCTCCGATCCCATCGCCGTCGTCTATCCCAAGGGCGCTTGGAGCCCTCAGTTCGCCGAGACCGTGGCCCGGAATCGAGGTTGGCGGAGCATTCGATTCTTCACCGACCTGAGCGCCGCCGAGGATTGGCTGCAAGAAACACGGGCTACACGAGTTTCCTGAGCGTTGTTATACTGGGGCAGCCCGCACTGCCACGAAAGGCAGGGTTCTGCCCTTGCTCCGCCTCTTTCTGCCCGTCTGCAGAGCACCTCGTCGCCCCCGTGATCGCCCTTCCTCGGAGAGGGTTGGTGGGCTCCTAGCCTTTCTCTGCGTCGCCTGCGTTTCCTGGGTTGGTTTTCAGGGTGCGGCGGCGAAGGTCGCCGCCGAGGCGTCTCTCGGTGTGCGTCTCGCCCGCGCCTGGGCCTCGATCGAACCGGGTGAGACCATCACTGCCTGGGTCTTCCTGCGCGACAAGGGAAACCCACCGCAAGAGCGACCCTTCTTCGAACTCATTTCGGAGCGTTCGCTCCGGCGCCGCCTCCGGGTGCGGTCGCCCGAGGAGGTCATCGACTCCGGCGACATGCCGCTCGATCCTTCCTACGTCGCTGCGGTGGCTGCCCGGGTGCATCAGGTCCGCCAGCGCTCCAAGTGGCTCAATGCCGTGAGTGTCGAGGCGACACGGGAGCAGTTGGCCGCGCTGCGCGGCTTGCTGTGCGTTCGCTCGCTCGAGATCGTGGCGCCTCGGATACGCCCCTCAGTGGCTCCCAGCTACCCATCGCTCGCCAGCGTCCCACCTCTCGGTCGAAGCACGACCGCGTCGCCCCTTTCCTCGAGCACCGTCCCATCGCCTCCTCTGCAGAGCACCATCCCGTCACCTCCTTCCCTCGGCACCGTCCCCTCCCGCTTCGACTACGGCTGGTCGCTCAACCAGCTGCAGCAAATCCGCGTCGTCGATCTCCACAACATGGGCTTGACCGGCAAGGATGTCTTCATCGGTCACTTCGACAACGGCTACCGCCTGCTGTCGCACGAATCGCTGACCGGCTTGCGTGTGCATGCCGCCTGGGACTTCGTCGCCAACGAGCCGAACCCGGACCCCATTCCCTGCGGGCCCGGCGAAACTTGCGACTCCCATGGACTGGAGACACTCTCCATCCTGGCGGGGTTCAAGGAAGGCAAGCTCATCGGGCCGGCCTTCGAGGCGACGTATTTGCTGGCCCGTACCGAGAGCGATGCGGTCGAATCGACGGCGGAAGAGGATCTCTGGGTCGCGGCCATGGAGTGGGCCGACAGCATCGGCGTCGACGTCGTGAGCTCGTCCGTGGGCTACCGCGGTTTCGATGATCCCCTGACGAGCTACACCTGGGAGGACATGGACGGGAACACGGCGGTGATCACCCGCGCCGCCGACATGGCCGTGGCGCGCGGCATCGTCGTCGTGGCGGCCATTGGCAATGATGGCCTCCTGCAAGACTTCAACACGATCTATGCCCCGGCCGACGGCGACTCCGTGCTCGCCGTCGGCGCGATCGACCAGAACGGTGCCTATTCCATCCTCAGCTCCTACGGCCCGACGGCGGACGGCCGCACCAAGCCCGACGTGCTCGCCGAAGGCATCGGCACGATCATGGCGCTGTCGTCGAACTCCATCGCCTACGGCGGCGGTTTCGGCACCTCGGCGGCGTGTCCTCTCGTCGCTGGGGCGGCGGCATTGCTGCGCTCCGCATTCCCGGCGGCGACGCCGGTGCAGATCGCCACAGCCCTGCGTTCGACGGCGAGCCGCTCTGCGGCGCCGGACCGCTTCGAGGGCTGGGGAATCATCGACGCGCTGGCGGCGTATCGCTACCTCCGCGACCTGGGGCCGGCCCCATCGCCCTTCGGTGGCCGCACCGCGCGCATCGTGCCGAATCCCTACCCCGTCGGCCCGACGACACCCATCCAGATCGAGCTGCCGGAACCGGCGTACGTCACCCTGCAGCTCTTCGACGTCCGCGGCCGCCGGGTGCGGGCGCTGCTCGCCGAACCCTTGCCCGCCGCCGAGCACACGATCCCCTGGAACGGCCTGGACGACGGTGGTCACGGCGTCGCCTCGGGTGCCTACTTCCTCCAGCTGCAAGCGAGCTCCCTCGCCGCACCGGAGCGCGTGGAGCGCGAGACGCGCAAGGTCATCCTGCTGCGGTAGCGGCGCCGACAGCTCTACGGCGCGCCGGCGCACGGGGCCCAGAGTGAGGTCGAAAAGGTCGCGTTCGGGCCCCATCCGACCCGTTTCAACCGCAACTCACGGCGGTGCTCGGCGTAGTCGCAGGAGGTCCGATCGGTGATGCTCTGGGACAGGATCCAGGTGTCGCCATCGACGACCAGGGCCTCGATCGCGTTCACCCCAGGGTCGGGGATGAAGCCGCGGTAGCTCCAGTGGCTGCTCCCCGCTGCGTCGGCGCGCAACGTCGATGAGGTGGCGTACTGAACGATCGTCCGTGGGTGCGGCACGCTGCAATCGTCCTCCGGGTCAGCCCAGTCGGAGAACAAGAGATAGAACGTCCCGGCGTGTGAGAGGACGTACGGGTTCTCTGCTTGACCGCCGGTGGGCTGGCCGCCGCTCCCGGCTGTCAGCAGGCGGGTGGCGTCGATGTAGCCCGCCCCCAGCCAATGGACCAGGTCCGCGGAGTACGCGACCGTGACGACTCCGAAGCCGTTGGTGCTCTTCGCGGTGGCGAACAGGACCCAGCGCCCATGGGCGGCATCCCAGAGGACGAACGGATCCCGGCACTGCTGGTTGTGCGCTCCTGGCGGCCCGCCCCAGGTCGTCCACGCCTCCGCACAGTCGTAGATGCAGCCGTCGCCGGAGGTCTGGTGGCAACGGTTCAGTGGAAAGCGCGTCCAGGTGGTGAGATCCGTGGAAGTGGCGAGGCCGAGGCGCTGCTTGGCGTCCGGGCCGGTTCCGCTCGTTCCGGTGTAGAACATGAAGTACGTCTTTCCGTTCTGAACGATGTGCGGTGCCCAGAGCGCCTGAGAATCCCAACCGCCTGGGTTTTTCTGTAGCGCGACGCCGACGTAGGTGAGGTTCTGCAGGTCTGTCGTGGTGTAGTGCATGATGTCGCTGCCGACCCCTCGATCCTCGTTCTGGAAGAACAGATGGTAAGCGCCGCTGGCGTCTTCGATCCAGGCATGGTCGACGATGTCGTCGTCTTCGTCATCGATCGTGGGGTAGTTCTCGTCACGGGGATAGCCATCGCCATCATCGTCATCGATCTTGGAGCTCAGGAAAACGGTGTTTGTGGTCGGATTGCAAAGCGTTGTACCGTCGCGCCCCATGGGGTCGCCGCCGCAGCCGAAGATCAGGAGCGGGATGCAGACGGCACCAGCCGCGAGCGCACGCCCTCGAAGCCGGGACCACATGCGGCGCCTCCAGAGCGCTTCAGGGCGGGGGCATCCCGGGTGGCAACTTCATCGTAGCACTTCGGCGCGAGGAGCCCATGCGGGAAGAATCACAACTCATCCGCGCCATCGGCCGCTGGACTCTCGTGGCTCTCGTGCTGAATTCGATCATTGGCAGCGGTATCTTCGGTCTGCCGGCGGTGGTCGCAGGCAAGCTGGGCACCGCCAGCATATGGGCCTATCTCGTGGCGGCGGCGGGCATCGCCGTGATCGTCGCTTGCTTCGCCGAGGTGGGTTCGCAGTTCCGCCAGGCAGGCGGCCCGTATCTTTACGCGCGCGCGGCATTCGGCCGCTTCGTCGGCATTCAGGTCGGCTGGCTGGCTTGGCTCGTGCGCCTGACCTCGGCCGCGGCCAACGCGAACCTGTTCGTCCTGTACCTCGCCGAGTTCTGGCCGCGGGCCGAGCAGCCGCTCGAGCGCGCCGGGGTACTGTCTTTGCTCCTCGGCGGTCTGACCCTGGCGAACGTCCGCGGCGTGCGGACTGGGACGCGACTGAGCAGCGTCTTCGCCATCGCCAAGCTCCTGCCGCTGGTCCTCTTCATCGTCGCCGGGCTCGTCTTCCAGCACACGAGGGCGGCGCCGAACACCGTACCTGCGGGCACGGGGGGCTGGCTCGAGGCGCTGTTGCTCCTCGTCTTCGCCTACGGCGGCTTCGAGGCTGCGCTGCTGCCGATGGGCGAAGCCAGGAACCCACGTCGGGATGCTCCCATCGCGCTGTTCGTAGGTCTCGCTGCCGTGACTGTGGTCTACACGCTCGTGCAGGTGGTCGTGGTCGGTACGCTCGATTTTTCGGCAGGAACGGAGCGGCCGCTCGCGACTGCTGCCCGCGGGTTCCTGGGCCCCGAAGGGGCGGCCTTGATCGCCGCGGGCGCGCTCCTTTCCGTCTATGGCTACCTGAGCGGACAGTTCGTGAGCGCGCCACGGCTGACTTTCGCCCTCGCTGAGCAGGGCGACTTCCCGGTCGGGCTCGCGTCCATTCACTCGCGGTTTCGCACCCCCCATGTCTCGATCGTCGCCTACGCGGTCCTCGTTTTCGGTCTGGCCGTCGCAGCGAGCTTCCGCTGGAACGCAGCGCTCTCCGCCCTGGCACGCCTGTTGACCTACGGTCTGGTCTGCGGCTCTCTGCTCGTTCTGCGCCGGAGACAGCCGCACGCGCACGCCTTCCGGTTGGCGGGCGGCACGTTCTTCGCGGTTCTGGGCATCGCATTCTGCTGCGTGCTCGTGAGCCGCATGGGGAAAGTGGAGATGGTCGTCCTCCTGGCGACGGCAACGCTGGCCTCGGCCACCTGGTTCTGGGCGCGGCGCCGGACGGCGTGAGGTGCGGCAGCAGGGGAATCCGGCGCGGCCTCGCCGGCCGCCGGCGACCGTCGTGCATCGAACCGGTTTCTCCCCGACAGCAGACCAGTATTATCGCTCGCGGTACAGGATGGCGAATCCCGCACCACGTGCCCGGTGATTATTCTAGGTGAGTGCGTACATGGTGCCCCTTGCGGAGCCGCGTAGGCGACCAAACCCAACGTGTCGAAGCTCCCGTATGCCGGGTTCGATGGGTAGGACGGACATCGAGTTGTACCGATAGACAATGGCTCAAGGCGGGGTGGAACACGGGGACCAGGGCGTGGTCGCGAAGGTCCCGCCGGGGCCCCAGACGAGCCGCTTCAAGCGCAACTCGCGGCGATGCTCGGCATAGTCGCAGGAAGTGCGATCAGCGATGCTCTGGGACAAGATCCAGGTGTCGACGCCGAGGTGGAGCGCCTCGATCGCGTTCACACCAGGATCGAGTGTGAAACCGCGGTAGCTCCAGTTGTGGCTCCCCTCCGCGTCGGCATGCAGGGTCGATGAGGTGGCGTACTGGACGATCGTCCGCGGATTCTGCACCGTGCAGTCGTCCTCTGGGTCAGCCCAGTCGCAGAAGAGGAGAGTGTACGAGCCGTCCCGCGCCAGGACGTAGGGGTTCTCCGCTTGACCACCGAACGGCTGGCTGCCGGATCCCCCCGCCAGCCGGCGCGTGGCGTCGACATAGCCCGCACCTGTCCAGTGCACCAGATCTCCGGAGTAGGCCACAGTGACGACACCGTAGCGGTTGGTGCTCTTCGCGGTGGCGAACAGGACCCAGCGCCGCTCCGCCTCGTCCCAGAGGACGAACGGATCACGGCACTGTTGGTTGTACGTTCCTGGTTGCCCACCCCAGGTCGTCCACGCTTCTGCGCACTCGTAGATGCACCCGTCACCGGTCGTCTCGGGGCAACGGTTCACCGGAGTGCGCCTCCAGGTGATGAGGTCCGAGGAGGTGGCGAGGCCGATGCGCTGCTTGCTGGTTCCGCCGGTCCCGCTCGTTCCAGTGTAGAACATGAAATACGTGTGGCCGTTCTGGACGATGTGAGGCGCCCAGAGTGCCTGAGAATCCCAGCCGCCAGGGTTTTTCTGCAGGGCGACGCCGACATAGGTGAGCGCCTGCAGGTCCGTCGTCACGTAGTGCACGATGTCGCTCCCGGCCCAACCCTCGTTCTGGAAGAACAGGTGGTGCGCGCCATGGGCGTCCTCGATCCAGGCATGGTCGGCGATGTCGTCGTCTTCGTCATTGACGGCGGGGTAGTTCTCGTCGCGGGGATAGCCGTCGCCATCGTCGTCGTCGTTGGCGCTCAAGAAAACGGGGCTGGCCGTCGGTCTGCATGGCGAGGTGCCGTCGGCGCTCATGGGGTCGTCGCGGCAACCGAGGAGGAGGAGCGGGAAGCAGACAGCACCGACCGCGAGCGCACGCCCTCGAAGCCGGGTCCACATGTCGTGCCTCCAACGCGATGTCGGGGGCAGCTTCATGGTAGCACGGCGGCGGCGCTCGGGAGATGGCCCGACTCTCGACCCGCCGGCTCTTGCCGGCGAATGTGGATTCTCCCCCAGAGAGAGGTTAGATTCCGTGGGATGGACACAGTACCGGGTCCCCGCAGCCGCGAGCTGATGCAGCGCGCCGTTTCCCGGCTGCCGGGAGGGGTGAACTCGCCGGTGCGCGCCTTTCGGGCCGTGGGCGGCGACCCGATCTTCGTGGTACGCGGCGAAGGTCCCCGGGTGTGGGACGCCGACGGGCAGAGCTACATCGACTACATCGGCTCCTGGGGGCCTCTCCTCTTCGGCCATGCGCACCCGCGCATCGTGGACGCGGTGCGTGAGGCGAGCGCCCGCGGCACCAGCTTCGGCGTGCCCACGGAAGCCGAGGTCACCCTCGCCGAGCGTCTCTGCGCCATGGTGCCCGGCCTCGACATGGTCCGCCTGGTGAACTCGGGGACCGAGGCCACCATGTCGGCCATCCGGCTCGC
Coding sequences:
- a CDS encoding family 43 glycosylhydrolase is translated as MWSRLRGRALAAGAVCIPLLIFGCGGDPMGRDGTTLCNPTTNTVFLSSKIDDDDGDGYPRDENYPTIDDEDDDIVDHAWIEDASGAYHLFFQNEDRGVGSDIMHYTTTDLQNLTYVGVALQKNPGGWDSQALWAPHIVQNGKTYFMFYTGTSGTGPDAKQRLGLATSTDLTTWTRFPLNRCHQTSGDGCIYDCAEAWTTWGGPPGAHNQQCRDPFVLWDAAHGRWVLFATAKSTNGFGVVTVAYSADLVHWLGAGYIDATRLLTAGSGGQPTGGQAENPYVLSHAGTFYLLFSDWADPEDDCSVPHPRTIVQYATSSTLRADAAGSSHWSYRGFIPDPGVNAIEALVVDGDTWILSQSITDRTSCDYAEHRRELRLKRVGWGPNATFSTSLWAPCAGAP
- the hemH gene encoding ferrochelatase, coding for MHDPIGVLLTNLGTPDAPTAPAVRRYLREFLSDRRVVDLPRPLWLPILYGFVLTLRPRRSARAYASIWTNEGSPLLSIMQDLAAAFESALHLQTTVPVHVAVGMTYGNPSMAQGLERLRDAGCLRVLVLPLYPQYSSPTTGSAFDAVARALTSWRRVPELRTISDYHDHRLYLQALGRSVREFWGQHGEPDRLLVSFHGMPQRFDAAGDPYRGQCEATASSLTGLLGLDAQRTLLAFQSRFGREEWLQPYTDVTLQEWARQGISTVDVVCPGFAVDCLETLEEIAIRYRQAFLAAGGQRLRYIPALNDRPDHVTALVDLAIAKLQGWL
- a CDS encoding S8 family serine peptidase, giving the protein MRLARAWASIEPGETITAWVFLRDKGNPPQERPFFELISERSLRRRLRVRSPEEVIDSGDMPLDPSYVAAVAARVHQVRQRSKWLNAVSVEATREQLAALRGLLCVRSLEIVAPRIRPSVAPSYPSLASVPPLGRSTTASPLSSSTVPSPPLQSTIPSPPSLGTVPSRFDYGWSLNQLQQIRVVDLHNMGLTGKDVFIGHFDNGYRLLSHESLTGLRVHAAWDFVANEPNPDPIPCGPGETCDSHGLETLSILAGFKEGKLIGPAFEATYLLARTESDAVESTAEEDLWVAAMEWADSIGVDVVSSSVGYRGFDDPLTSYTWEDMDGNTAVITRAADMAVARGIVVVAAIGNDGLLQDFNTIYAPADGDSVLAVGAIDQNGAYSILSSYGPTADGRTKPDVLAEGIGTIMALSSNSIAYGGGFGTSAACPLVAGAAALLRSAFPAATPVQIATALRSTASRSAAPDRFEGWGIIDALAAYRYLRDLGPAPSPFGGRTARIVPNPYPVGPTTPIQIELPEPAYVTLQLFDVRGRRVRALLAEPLPAAEHTIPWNGLDDGGHGVASGAYFLQLQASSLAAPERVERETRKVILLR
- a CDS encoding APC family permease, with protein sequence MREESQLIRAIGRWTLVALVLNSIIGSGIFGLPAVVAGKLGTASIWAYLVAAAGIAVIVACFAEVGSQFRQAGGPYLYARAAFGRFVGIQVGWLAWLVRLTSAAANANLFVLYLAEFWPRAEQPLERAGVLSLLLGGLTLANVRGVRTGTRLSSVFAIAKLLPLVLFIVAGLVFQHTRAAPNTVPAGTGGWLEALLLLVFAYGGFEAALLPMGEARNPRRDAPIALFVGLAAVTVVYTLVQVVVVGTLDFSAGTERPLATAARGFLGPEGAALIAAGALLSVYGYLSGQFVSAPRLTFALAEQGDFPVGLASIHSRFRTPHVSIVAYAVLVFGLAVAASFRWNAALSALARLLTYGLVCGSLLVLRRRQPHAHAFRLAGGTFFAVLGIAFCCVLVSRMGKVEMVVLLATATLASATWFWARRRTA